A genomic region of Metopolophium dirhodum isolate CAU chromosome 1, ASM1992520v1, whole genome shotgun sequence contains the following coding sequences:
- the LOC132936329 gene encoding uncharacterized protein LOC132936329, protein MTILDGYILTDNLDVIRSDVFSSYDLPLRSHHYQHEDLNNVIKTDIVESSNNLKHTDTSLNSILEDSDKDKDYIPPGENKRRLGEFDDDLEVKVINNDSTVDMHYSDNEQNIVSLMDYLCDKVCQAPLPSIIVK, encoded by the exons ATGACCATCCTTGATGGATATATTTTAACAG aCAACTTGGATGTTATCAGAAGCGATGTTTTTTCTAGTTATGATTTACCTCTACGATCACATCATTATCAACATGAAGATTTGAATAATGTCATTAAAACTGATATTGTTGAATCATCTAATAATCTCAAGCATACAG acaCTTCCTTGAACTCTATATTGGAAGACTCGGATAAAGATAAAGACTACATACCACCTGGTGAAAATAAGAGACGTTTGGGAGAATTTGATGATGACTTAGAAGTTAAAGTAATCAATAATGATTCAACTGTAGATATGCATTATTCagataatgaacaaaatattgtatctttGATGGACTACCTGTGTGATAAAG tttgtcAAGCACCATTACCATCAATCATAGTCAAGTAG